A region of the Flavobacteriales bacterium genome:
CGGTCTCGGCAATATCATACGTGCTACCTGTAGCGCCTGCAATAGGCGAACCATTTAGATACCACTGGTATGATACAAAGTCGCTTGCGTTGCTTATCGTCAAACTATCACCATTTATATCGATCACAGGCTCTGGATCCCAAACGGTCACGTCTACCGGATCGGCAACCATTGAACTGTCTATACATCCATTACCATCAAGTACAATTACCCAATACTCACCCGTTTGAATGGCGTTTATCGTCTGGGTAGTGGAACCTGTATTCCATAGATATGAAGCATAACCAGGACCCGCATTCAACGTTACGTCATCTCCAACACAGAATTCGAGTGGTCCGTCCCAAGTTATCACCGCACCTGGCTGAGGCTCATTCATAATAGCTACAACCTGAGCTGTACCCGTACAACCGTACTGGTTGGTTACGGTAAGCGTAACCGTATCAGAAGCCGTTACGAACGTAGTGTCAACCGTAGAACCAGTTGACCAATCGTAGATGGTGAAACCGGGTTGAGCACTCAAGGTTGCATAATTTCCGATACAGAATTCCACAACAGGCCCAGGAGTAATTGCAGGAGAAGGAATCGGATTAACTGTAATGCCGATGGCATCTGTTTCAACACAACCATTCGCATCTGTTACCGTGACCTCATATACCCCGGTGACATCTACAAATATGGTGGACGTAGAATCGCCTGTAGGTGTCCATGCGTAAGAATCGTATCCTGAACCAGCATCAAGCGTAATGCCACACACGGTTGTATCGCTACCAAGATCGACAATCGGTGCTTGAAGCACATTATAATCTCCAGATGCGGTTGCTGAACAACCATTTGCAGCTGTGTATGTATAATCTACGTTGATGGCACCCGCACCTGCAAGGGACGGGAAGAAAAGGTCACCGACAATTGGATAATTGTCGTAAACTACAGTATAGTCACCACCAAGCGGGAATCCTCCCACAAAAGGAACCGTATCAACGCTTGAACAGGCAAACGCGGGCAGGGTAAGGGTAACTGAAGGTACCGGCAGTACGGTATAAGTACTGCTCGGGCTTGTAGCTGTACAATTGCTGGTGTCAACCCCAACTACGGCTACAGACTGACCGTCCATCAATGTAGAATTCAAATATGGGTTTGTTGAACCGACCGAGACTCCATCTACAAAGAATTCGAATGTTGCACTTCCGTTTGAGGACGCTGTAAACTCGATCTCAGTTCCCTCGCAGATGGTCAGACCACTTGGCGATGCTGTAAGTGATACGGCAAAACCTCCAGGATCACTCAGTGAAACCCCATCGCTGGATTGACAGCCATTTGCATCAGTAACGGTTACGCTATACGCTCCCGCTCCAAGTCCTACTGCAATAGGAGTGGTCTGATTTGAAGGGTCGGTCCATGAATACGTGTATGCAGGTACACCGCCAATCGTAATAGTATTTGCCACACCATCCAATGCACCACAGGCCGATGGGTTGATAGACGAAACTATTCCGATCTGTATTTCGGGATGAACCGTGAAAACTTCTGGAGCACTTGTTGCAGCACACAATTGGGTATCAAGGCCCATTACTGCAATAATGTCTCCATCCATCAATGTATCGGTCACGTAAGGGTTGCTGGTGGAAACCTGAATTCCGTTGACAAAGAAGACATAGGTAGATGCCCCCGATCCGGTGAAGGTTACTGTTTCACCTCCACAGATGGTATCGTTCTGAGAAGTAGTGGTAAGCGTTACCGGGCTCGACCCAATATCGCTCAAAGATGCACTTGTGGCTGCTGTACAGCCGGCATCATCTGTAACCTCTACATAGTAACTACCTGCATTCAAGGATGAAATTGTGTCGCCAACCGCTCCATTGCTCCAATTGTACGTGTAGCTGGGCGTTCCACCAGTTGCAGAGGCTATGATTGAACCGTCAGTTGCCCCACATGAGGTTGGGTCTGAGGTGCTTGCAATTGAAACCGTTGGACTTGGATTCACCGTCACAAAGATGGTATCGCTCTCTACACCGCAAAGATTGGCATCGGTTGCAACAACGGTAACTGCTTGGCCATCCGTCAATGAGGAAGTGACAAATAATGATGTTGGACTTGCCGCCCCTTGAGACACTCCATCTACAAAGAACTCATACGTCAAACCTCCAGATGCGAAGAATGAAAGGCTCTCTCCGATACAGATGGTTGTATCTGCATCATCCACAATCAACGAGACGATCGGTCCAGGGTTAACAGTCGGAATGATGATATTACTTGTTGCTGTACAATTATTGGCATCCGTACCGGTAGCAACAACAGACTCTCCATCGACAAGGGTATTTGTTACAAACGGGTTAGTAGTGGACACTGGCTGACCATCAACAAAGAACTGGTAGTCAACTGACCCAGAAGCAGTAAATGTCACGCTCTCGCCAGCACATATTTCGTTGTTTGGATCCTCGCTACTGGCAAGTGTAACCGGTGAAGCTCCCGGATCGCTTAGGGCATAGGTTTCAGTTGAAAAACATCCATTGTCATCGGTTACAGTAAGAACATATGGCCCTGCTGGTAACCCCGAGATATTAGGTGTTGTTTCTGCATTGCTCCAATCATAACCGTATGGTGGAAGGCCTCCTGAAACGCTGGTAGTGATCAAACCATCCGACAGAGCACAGGCCGATGGATCTGTGACTGTTTCATCAATCACAGGATTATCAAGAACCGTAAAGTTGACGGCCGGGGTGGTAAACGTACAGAAGTTGAAATCCGTACCAGTCACATTGATGATGTCTCCATCCTGTAGTGAGGTTGTAACCCAAGGATTCTGTGTGGTAACCGGAACACCATTGACATAATACTGATACTGGAACGCACCGGACGCGGTAAAAGTCACACTCTCTCCTTGGCATATTTCATTATCCGGGTCGCTATCTGTCAATGTTACTTGCGAGGCGCCTGGGTCGTTCAAACTCACGGACGAGAAATCCTGACACCCAGAGGCATCAGTCACCAAAACCTCGTATGGACCGGCCGTTAATCCCGAAACTGTAGGTCCGACCGAACCGTTGCTCCATGTATAAATATATGGAGGTGCACCGCCAGAGGCTATTGCCGTGATGGTGGCATCTGCGGCACCGCAGGCTGAAGGACTTGTAATACCACTGAACCCAACAGTTGGCGAAGCGATAACGTTAACAGGAACACTAACACAGGCCGTTGTATTACACGGCCCCTCGGCACGCACATAATAATTGGTTGTGGTAAGTGGATTGACCGTCACAGTTGATCCGGCAGCCACAAGCTGCCCTCCACAACTACCTACATACCAATACCATTGTGCGTTTGTACCTAACGACCCTCCATTGACGGTCAAAGTAACCGGGTCTCCTGAACATACGGTACTTGCACTTGCAGTTATAGAGGTTGGATCGGTCGATTCGGTATCTACTACCACATCAAAAGAACATGGAGTGGTGTTCCCAGATGCGTCCTGCGCCTCATAAGTAACCGTTGTAGTTCCAGGTGTAAATGTTCCACCGGAAGCAGGGCCACTTGTAAGGTTTATGACCACTCCCGAGCAGTTATCTGTCGCTGTAGGCAATGGGTAATTGACCACGGGGTTACATCCGGCAAAGACGGTACCTGGACACACAATTGACGGATTCTGGTTATCAACAATGGTCACATCAAAACTCTGGGTTGTCACATTCCCATATGGGTCAGCTGCCTGATAGGTTACGGTGGTCGTTCCCACATTGAAAGTACTTCCACTTGTTGGCCCAGCTGTTTGGGTTACCGTTGCACCACAGAGATCACTCGCAGTAGGTGGGGTCCAAGTTACCGTAGTACCACAGCTTCCATTATCTGCATTGAGTGTAATGTCTGGCGAAACGGTCAGTGAAGGTGCCGTATTGTCGGGCGCAGTCGTTATCTCTACGGTGTAGTAATTGATACAGAGCGGAGCCACGGCATTGTTGTCTCCTGCATTCAGATTCCAAGTTCCGAAAGGAGTTGTACCGTTGTAGTTTCCGAGAACTCCATTGTTAGGGCCAAAGGTTCCTGTAACCGGTGTTCCTGAAGGAATGACATTTCCATCACTGAAGGTGGTAATGACCGTAGTGGTTGTGGCACCGCCAGACCAAGTACCTGGAATAGCGAGAATTTCTGTGCCCGATGGACCAACTATCTCGAAACTTGTTTCCTGATGGCTCGAAAATCCTCCAGTAGGATTACTGCAGGTTCCAGCGGTCTTGGCCCAAGAGATGATGACATTGACATCGGTAATTGCACAACCATCGGTAAAATCACTCTGTGAAAAAGTGACCGGGGGCAATGAGTAGCCATAGTTACCGGCTCCGTCTATTGAGACAGAGGACGGAGCAACATAGCTATGCGATACGGTCTGGGCTTTGCCGATTCCGTAAAAACCAAACAGAAGACAAATTAAAGCTATACGTTTTTTCATGTTCAGGGGTTGTCTTTTCTAAACCTATAATCAGAACCACCGAAATTAATATTTTTTCATCAGTCAATGATGTCTGTCACAATTCGTGTTTCAGTAATAAATTGGAAGACGCGTGCGCAGGATTGAAAGCAAGAAACGGCCGGGAAATCTGTGCTTCCCGGCCGTTCCTACATTACTTCAATAATATCTGTCAGTTCCCTTTCATGATCGGTTTCACTACCGACCCCTCATCTGTAACTATCTTCACATAATAGACTCCACCACTCATACTCGCTATATCAAAGGTTCTACGAAGCGAAGAAACCGATGAGACAAACTCAGGGGCAAGCAGGTCTCGGCCTGCAACATCTGATAGAGTAATTGTCACATCCATAGTACCACCGAAATTGGCCTGAAGCACAAATTCACCAAGCGTGGGGTTCGGGTAGACCTCTACCTGATACTTGGCCTCCAGATCCATGATTCCAGTAAATGTGAACTCAAGATTATAAGAAGTAGCTATACAACCGTTATCGTCCGTTACCTCAACGCGGTAATTTCCACTGCTTGCTGGGACATAAATATAGTTCGTTGCACCAGCAATAGGAGCACCATTCAGGAACCACTGATAGCTTGCAAACGGATCATTCGGCACAAGAAGGCTGTCGCCCTGCTGAACTGGTTGAGGCTGTGGATGCCAAACCTCTACATGCAAAGGATTAGCCACAAGACTACTGTCCAAACAGTCGTTAGCATCGAGAACCGTTACACAATAATCTCCTGTTTGCGTCACCACAATTGACGGAGTGGTAGAACCACTGCACCACAGGTAAGAATTATAGGGCCCCGGTTGTACAGACAGGCTCACACTTTCTCCGAAACAGAACTCGGTTGGGCCACTCGCCACAATTGTCGGAGGTACCGAACTGTTGATGATAACCTCAACCGGATCGGAGGTTGCCGTACAACCGTTATTTGGATCCTCAACTGTTACCGAGTATGACCCCGACTGAGTTACAACGATCGAAGGAGTATTCTGAGTTCCAGGACTCCAAACGTAATTGGTGAAGTTGGCGGTAGCATTCAATGTAACCGAATCTCCACTACATACCTCTATTGGGCCACTTGGCGAAATAACGGCATTTGGAAGCTGCATGGTGGCCACCACCACTTGATCTGAACCATTACAGCCAAACTGATCTGTAACAGTAACTTCAATCTCATCCGAGTTGCAGACGGTAATTGACTGTCCTTGGTCACTCGTACTCCATTGATAGGTAGCATAGCCAGCACCAACATCAAGCGTTACGCATTCACCAGAACAGAAGTTGAGAGGACCACTGGCCACAATTACCGGATCGAGCAGACCGGCAACGGTAACAGAGATATTATCTGTACCGACGCAACCATTACCATCGGTTACCTGAACCGTGTAAGCGGCCGTAGTT
Encoded here:
- a CDS encoding HYR domain-containing protein, whose protein sequence is MKKRIALICLLFGFYGIGKAQTVSHSYVAPSSVSIDGAGNYGYSLPPVTFSQSDFTDGCAITDVNVIISWAKTAGTCSNPTGGFSSHQETSFEIVGPSGTEILAIPGTWSGGATTTTVITTFSDGNVIPSGTPVTGTFGPNNGVLGNYNGTTPFGTWNLNAGDNNAVAPLCINYYTVEITTAPDNTAPSLTVSPDITLNADNGSCGTTVTWTPPTASDLCGATVTQTAGPTSGSTFNVGTTTVTYQAADPYGNVTTQSFDVTIVDNQNPSIVCPGTVFAGCNPVVNYPLPTATDNCSGVVINLTSGPASGGTFTPGTTTVTYEAQDASGNTTPCSFDVVVDTESTDPTSITASASTVCSGDPVTLTVNGGSLGTNAQWYWYVGSCGGQLVAAGSTVTVNPLTTTNYYVRAEGPCNTTACVSVPVNVIASPTVGFSGITSPSACGAADATITAIASGGAPPYIYTWSNGSVGPTVSGLTAGPYEVLVTDASGCQDFSSVSLNDPGASQVTLTDSDPDNEICQGESVTFTASGAFQYQYYVNGVPVTTQNPWVTTSLQDGDIINVTGTDFNFCTFTTPAVNFTVLDNPVIDETVTDPSACALSDGLITTSVSGGLPPYGYDWSNAETTPNISGLPAGPYVLTVTDDNGCFSTETYALSDPGASPVTLASSEDPNNEICAGESVTFTASGSVDYQFFVDGQPVSTTNPFVTNTLVDGESVVATGTDANNCTATSNIIIPTVNPGPIVSLIVDDADTTICIGESLSFFASGGLTYEFFVDGVSQGAASPTSLFVTSSLTDGQAVTVVATDANLCGVESDTIFVTVNPSPTVSIASTSDPTSCGATDGSIIASATGGTPSYTYNWSNGAVGDTISSLNAGSYYVEVTDDAGCTAATSASLSDIGSSPVTLTTTSQNDTICGGETVTFTGSGASTYVFFVNGIQVSTSNPYVTDTLMDGDIIAVMGLDTQLCAATSAPEVFTVHPEIQIGIVSSINPSACGALDGVANTITIGGVPAYTYSWTDPSNQTTPIAVGLGAGAYSVTVTDANGCQSSDGVSLSDPGGFAVSLTASPSGLTICEGTEIEFTASSNGSATFEFFVDGVSVGSTNPYLNSTLMDGQSVAVVGVDTSNCTATSPSSTYTVLPVPSVTLTLPAFACSSVDTVPFVGGFPLGGDYTVVYDNYPIVGDLFFPSLAGAGAINVDYTYTAANGCSATASGDYNVLQAPIVDLGSDTTVCGITLDAGSGYDSYAWTPTGDSTSTIFVDVTGVYEVTVTDANGCVETDAIGITVNPIPSPAITPGPVVEFCIGNYATLSAQPGFTIYDWSTGSTVDTTFVTASDTVTLTVTNQYGCTGTAQVVAIMNEPQPGAVITWDGPLEFCVGDDVTLNAGPGYASYLWNTGSTTQTINAIQTGEYWVIVLDGNGCIDSSMVADPVDVTVWDPEPVIDINGDSLTISNASDFVSYQWYLNGSPIAGATGSTYDIAETGSGNYKVCVVDMNGCEGCSFVYEMTCCVGIEEANFDGNVAVYPNPNNGRFTLEVEMARKMDMTVGLYDMVGKEVWLDQDLGEVSNLRKQYDLTALPDGVYFLRIYADDQMTVQKLVKQK